ATCTGTTTCCGGAAGCGTAAAAAACAAAGCAACGGGTGAGCCATTAGTTGGCGCAACCGTGCAGGTAGTTGGTTCATCAAATTCCACGTTTACCGATGCCACTGGCCGTTTCACAATTTCTGCTTCCCGTGGTGCTGTACTGCTGATTACCTACACCGGGCTGGCCGATTTCCGTTACACTGTAACTGGTTCCGGCACTGCCGATATCCAACTTGAAGAAAGTTCCTCTGCCAGCCTTGGCGAGGTAGTGGTAGTGGGTTACGGTACTCAGCGGGTAACAAAAGTTTCAGGTGCCATCTCTACTGTGAAGGCTGCTGATATCGAAAAATTGAAACCAGTGCGTACTGAAGAAGCCTTACAAGGTCGTGCTTCGGGCGTAAGTGTTATTCAAAGTGGTTCCCCAGGTTCGAAGCCAACGGTGCTTATCCGTGGTATTCCTTCGTTCTCCGGTGTTGACCCCACTGTTATTATTGACGGTGTTCCCCAAACATTAACCGATTTTAATTCCATTAACCCGGCCGATATTGAATCAATCAATGTATTGAAGGATGCATCGGCAACGGCTATTTATGGTGTAAAAGGTGGTAACGGTGTTATCGTTGTTACAACCAAAGGTGGTCGCAAAAACCAAAAGGCAGATATCACTTTAAGCACCAACTATGGCGTGCAGCAGGTAATGAATACCATTGGTGTATTAAACGCCACAGAATATGGCGCCATGCTGAATGAGGGTAGTGTAACAGCAGGTGGCAGCCCCATCTTCCCCAACCTTTCAACGCTTGGTGTTGGCACCAACTGGCAAAACGAAGTATTTAAAAATGCTACTTTCCAAACGCACAACATTGCTGCAAGAGGTGGAAGCGATAAAATGACTTACTTCTTGTCTGCTGCGTTCCTGAACCAGGGTGGTATTGTTGGTGGAAATGACAAATCGAGATTTAACCGTGGCAACTTTACCGCCAATCTTAGTTTTGATCTCACCAAAAAATTAAAATTCTTTTTAAATACAACAGCAGTTCTGCTCGACAGCAGAGGTGTGCAGGAAAATTCATTCAACAGCGTGTTAGGCAGTGCGTTGAATTTTGATCCAACTGTTCCGGTCTTAAACACTGTACCAAATACAGTTGGTAAATATGGTTTCAGTAACCTGTTGTTGTCGGAAATATTTAACCCACTTACAAAACTGGATAATACGTATAACAAGAACATAGGTACAAAACTGTACGGCAAGTTTGAGATGCAATATACCATCATCAAAGGGCTTTCTGTAAGCAGCCGTTTTGGTTATACAAAGTACGACGGTAATGCAAAAAGCTTTAATCCATTAGTGTTTTATGGCCCATTGAATGTGGAGAACAGTATGGATGCCAGCGGTGCAAAAATAGCCGGACGTTTCAACAGTGTCTCACACGAAAAATCGAGCAACTTTAATTACACCTGGGAAACCTATGGTAATTATAATTTCGAAATTAATAACAAACATAATTTTGAAACAGTAGCAGGTTTTTCACTCGCAAAAATTTCAGGTAATGCAGCAGGTGCAAGCCGCCAGGACGTACCATTTAACTCATGGGACTTTGCTGACTTCACCGCAGCTACAGGAAATAATAACGCAACAAACAGCAATGCACTCAGTGGTTACTATTACCAGTATTTCAGAAAGAATATTTCTTATTTTACCCGTTTGAATTATGATTATGAGAACAAATATTTAGCATCGTTTACTGCACGAAGAGATGGTTCGTATGCTTTTGGTACAGATAATAAGTTTGCTAATTTCTTATCAGGCTCTCTCGGCTGGGTTGTAACAAATGAAGACTTCTTTAAATCTTCTTTTATTGATTATCTGAAAGTGCGTGGAAGTTATGGTTCAGTAGGTAATGAAAATGTAAACCCACAAGCAGTACGTATTGTTACCGGCGGCGTAAACACCGGTTATGGACCAACAGCAAACAGCAATGGTTACACATTTGGTGACGTGCCTTATAATGGCTCTACTGTTGGTACCGCTGCTAACCCCGGCTTGCGTTGGGAAAATCAATTACAGATGAATGTTGGATTTGATCTTACGTTCTACAAAAAGAAATTCTCTATTACTGCTGATTATTTTGAGAAGAAAGTGGATGGTTTATTATTTACACCCTCTATTTCTTTATACCTCGGCACACTTGAAGCGCCGGTTGCGAATATTGGTTCAACTTCAAGCAAAGGTGTAGATCTTACATTGGGTTATAATGAAACGATCGGTAAAGATTTCAGACTCACTACTTCGTTAAATTTTACTACATCACGTAACGTTGTAACTGCAACCAATGATGATGGTACCGCAAGAATTCCCGGAGGATTTTATTTCAACGGTCAATCACAATCGGTAACTGTTTTTGAAAAAGGACAAACCCCCGGTTATTTCTATGGTTACAAAACCAATGGATTGTTCCAAACCTTTGATGAAATTTCGAAAGCTCCAACACAGGCAGGTGCACAACCGGGTGATATCCGTTTTGTAGATGTAAATGGTGATGGCAAAATCAACGCCGATGATCAAACCAAGATTGGTGATCCGTTCCCCGAATTTACAATGGGTTGGAACCTTGGTCTTGAATACAAAAATTTCGACTTTAATATGTTTACCTATGCTTCGGTTGGTAACGAGGTGTACAGGGCTTATGAGCGTAATGCAAACTTCAGTAACAAATCAAGAGATGTATTAGGCCGCTGGACAGGTGCAGGCACTACAAATGATGTGCGTACCCCACGTTACTCATTTACTGATGCCAACAGCAACATCCGTGTATCAGAACGTTATGTAGAAGACGGATCGTTTGTAAAAATCAAAAACCTGTTATTAGGTTATACATTCCCTGAAGCAGCTACCAGGAAAGTGTTCAGCCGTGTGCGTATTTATGTGCAGGTGCGTAATGCATTCACCTTTACCAAGTACACCGGTTTCGATCCTGAGATAGCAGGTGGTATTCTTGATACAGGTGTTGATCGTGGGGCATATCCACAGGCAAGAACCTATTCAGTTGGTCTTGATATCAAATTATAAGTATTCATAAAAAATAGTTGAAATGAAAAAAATTACAATAAAAATTGCAAGCTTATTTCTGCTGATTGCATTGCTTGCCTCCTGTAAAAAATGGGTTGATTATGATCCGAAGGATGACTTCCTTGTAACTGAGGGAGCCTACCTGGCATCAGAAACCGATTACCGTACAATGGCGGTGAGTGTGTATTCTCCTTTGCAATGGATTAACCAGGTAGTACCCATCGGCGATATTGCTTCTGATAATGCAGTGAGCGGTGGCGAAAATGCATCCGATGTATTATCGCTTCAGCAAATTGATGATTATACGCATACACCTGTTAATTCAACATTGACAGACATCTGGCAATCGGCTTATGAAGGTATTAACCGAGCCAATTACATGACGCAGTACAAAGCAAAAAATATAGCCGGCAATACAATTGACTTTCCGGGTAAAGAAGCCCTTTACGGTGAAGTACTTTTTTGCCGAGCCTACTATTACTTCACCTTAGTGAAAATGTTTGGTGATGTTCCTTTGTTCGTTCAGAAACGTTTAACGCTTGCTGAAAGTAAAACATTACAACGCTCACCCAAGGCAGATGTTTACAAACAAATTGAAGCCGACCTTACTGCCGCTGTTGCCGTATTACCTGCAATACAGGCGCAAAAGGGTCGCATTACAAAATATGCGGCACAGGCGTTACTTGGTAAAGTTTTTATCTATCAAAACAAGTTTGATGCAGCAGCACCAATACTCGAAAGTATTATTACTGCTAATGCTTTTTCTCTTGTTCCAAACTTTGCATCAATGTATCTGGCAAGTGGTGAGAACGGTCCTGAATCTGTATTTGAAATTCAGTACTCAAACACATCACCTTATTACAACTGGGGCGGTGCAACAAGAGGCCAGGGTAACTATGCCGTGCAACAAAATGGTGTGCGTGGTTTAAATGGCTCAAGCGCTATGCCCTATGCTGCCGGCTGGAGTACCAATCTTCCAACCCAAAATTTAGCGAATGCTTATGCAGCAGGCGATCAACGTAAAGCAGCAACAGTGTTGGATATTGAAGCTTATAAAAATGCCAACCCCGCTTTTAATATTACTTACCAGGTTGCACCTTACAAGAATACGGGTTTATACAACCAGAAGTATTTACCACGTAAAGGTGAAACAAGTGGTCAGTTGGAATTAAACTACACCAACAATTTCCGCATCATCAGGTATGCAGAAGTATTGTTACTGGCTGCTGAAGCTTTCAACCGCTCTTCAACTCCAAATGATACAAAAGCACAAACTTATCTTAACCTTGTTCGCCGTCGTGCATTTAATGATAACCTGCATGATGTAACAGCAACGGGCACTGCATTGCGCCAGGCAATCTGGGATGAACGCAGATTGGAGCTGGGTATGGAAGGCGATCGCTTTTTTGATCTTGTACGCACAGGACAAGCCGCAACAAAGCTCACCGGGTTTGTTACGGGTAAACATGAAGTATTTCCTATTCCGCAAAGAGAAAGGGATATATCAGGTATCACCCAAAATAATAATTACTAATTCCAACACATTAAAAACTGAAAATCATGCGTACAATAAAAAATATCATTCAGTTTGTGGTTTTACTGCTCGTTGTTTCGGGTTGTAAGCAGGAATTGAATGATGATATTTCATTTCTTAATAGTGCAGCTACGGCAGGAAAGTTGTCGGCACTGTTTGAAATTACACAGGATAATACCGGTAATGTAACCATTACACCAAACGGCGAAGGCGCTGTTTCCTTTGATGTATATTATGGTGATGCAACAACTGCACCTGCTAAAGTGCAGGCAGGGAAAAATACCACTCATAAATATGCAGAAGGCGTGTATAACGTAAAAATCGTGGGCTACAATATCACAGGTAAAGCAACGGAAGCAACACAGCAACTTACTGTTTCGTTCCGTGCACCGGAAAATTTAGAAGTAATTGCAGATGTGGATGTAGCGAATAACTTTAAAGTAAACGTTAGTGCAAAGGCACAATACGAAACCATGTTCCGTGTGTATTTTGGTGATGTGCCAAATGAGGTTCCGGTTTCTTTTTTGGAAGGCGAAACCATCAGTCACACTTACGCAGCTGTTGGAACTTACACTGTAAGAGTGGTGGCGTTAAGTGGTGGTGCTGCTACAACACAGTTTACAAAGACCATAACAATAGTTGATCCAGTATTGCTGCCTTTGACATTTGAATCTGCAACGTTGCAATACAATTTCATCAATTTCGGTGGGGGTAATGTTACTGTCATCAACAACCCTAATAAAAGCGGTATTAACACAACTAACAAAGTTGGACGCATGGTAAAGAGTGCGCCGGAAGTATGGGGTGGCAGTGTAATAACATTAGGAGCGCCCATTGATTTTTCTGCCAACAAAGTATTTCGCATGAAAGTGTATTCACCAAGAGTGGGAGCTAAAGTGTTGTTGAAAGTAGAGAATGCAACTAATGGCGGTATCAGTTTTGAAAAAGAAACCGCAACTACAGTTGCTAACGCATGGGAAGATCTTGTGTTTGATTACAATGCGATCAATACAGGAAATTCATACCAGAAAATTGTACTCATCTTTGAATTGGGTACAGTAGGTGATGGTTCTGCCAACTTTACATTTCTGTTTGATGATATCCGTTTAACCAATCAAATTCCTACAGTACCATTAACACTGCCTGTAACATTTGATAATGCCGCTTTGAATTATGCAGTAACTGATTTTGGAGGCGCAACAACTGTAAATGATGTTGACCCGACAAATGCAGCGAATAAAGTAAAGAAAACAACCAAACCAACAGGTGCGGCTTCATGGGCCGGAACAACAATTGGCGCATACTTTACATCGAAAGTTCCTTTTACTGCAAGTCAAACACAAATGAGTGTAAGAGTATATTCTCCGGCAGCGGGCCTTCGTGTTCGTTTAAAATTGGAAGACCATAATGATAATACCAAATCGGTTGAAACCGAAGCAATAACAGAAGCCGCTAATACATGGGAAACACTGGTATTTGATTTTGCCAATCCATCTGCAGGAACAGCTTCACTCAATCTTGCTAATAATTACGATATGGCTTCTATCTTTTTTAATTTCGGGAAGGATGGTGATGATAAAGTTTTCTATTGGGATGATGTAATGTTTCTTTCTGCGAATGTGGTTCCAAATTATATCAATCTTCCAATAGATTTTCAGTCAACTTCTTACAGTTATTACATCACTAATTTTGATGGAGGAAATTTATCTATAGTGAATAATCCTTCTGCTACGGGAATTAATACAAGCACAAAAGTGGCACGTATGATAAAAAACCCAGGTCAGGTATGGGGAGGAAGTTTGATGGAGTTGGTGAACCCAATCAATTTTACAGGAAAAACAAATTTTAAAATGAAAGTGTTTTCACCAAGAGCAGGTGCAAAAGTTTTATTTAAAGTTGAAGGTCCGGGTGTGGCATTTGAAAAAGAAGTTGCAACTACTGCGGCTAATGCGTGGGAAGAATTAACGTTTGATTATTCTACTTTACCATTCGGGTTCTACACAAAAATTGTATTAATTTTTGATTTGGGAACAGCAGGTGATGGCTCTGCAAACTATACGTTTTACGTTGATGATATTTCACTTAATTAATTTCATAAATCATACATCATGATAAAGAAAATAAAATCTTTCGCACTTGTGTTCCTTGCAATTGCTTTCCTGGCGGGTTGCGAAAAAAAGGAATACAACTTTGGCGATTTTAAAACGCCATCGGATCTTACACTTACGGCTGCGGTTGCAGGTGTGGATGGAAACAATCCAAACGGAAATGGAACAGGAAATGTAGTGATTACAACAACTGCAAAAAATGCACTCACTTACAATATTGATTTTGGTGATGGCAAATCGCAAATAGTGCCATCCGGTACCATCAATTATAAATATAATTCACCCGGTACTGCTGATTATGTTATTACAGTAAAAGCTGTAGGAACAGGTGGCGTTGTGTCTACCATCAGCAAAAAGATAAGAGTATTTGTGGCATTTGAAATTCCGGCAACCATCTTACAGAATATAACTGGCGGCACTTCCAAAATATGGGTTTCAGATAAAGAGGCTCCGGGACATTTTGGTGTTGGACCAAACGATCAGTTTTCTCCTATTTGGTATGAAGCAGGACCTAATTCAAGAGATGCCTGCTCGTATGACGATGAGATCACTTTTTCAAAAGATGCGAATAATAATATCCTGATGAGCATCGATAATAAAGGACAATCATTTTCTATTGGCGCCTCAACAGCATTTTATGGATTCGGTGGTGGCGATGCATGTCTTGGAGTAACAGCATCCGGTACAAAAAAGTTAGCGTTCATGGATGCAACCTCTACATCAACACCAGCTGTCTCAACAAGGATACAGTTTGATGTACCAGGTAATGGATTGATCATTTTTGGTACAGGCGGAAGAACCTACGAGATATTATCTCTTACCGCAACAACAATGCACATTCGAAACATTGGAATAGATGGTAATGCATGGTATCAGAAATTAAAAGTGAAATCATAATACATGACAAGAATCTGTTCAATAGTGTTGTTATCTGCGCTGTCTTTTTTCTCTTGTAAGAAAAAAGGCAGCCCGGGTAACACCGATACGGCACCAACAAACCTTACGCTCAATGCAGTGGTAAGTACTGATAATAGCGGCAACGTAGAGTTCACGGCTGCTGCAACAAACGCTGCAACTTACGAGTATGGTTATGGTAATGGTGTGTTTGCATTAGTGCCATCCGGTAAAGTGACGTACAAATATCCTGCATCAGGAACCTACAGCGTAACAGTTACTGCAAAAAGTGCAGGTGGAAAAACTGTATCAAAAACAATCCAGATCACTGTAGCAGTTGGTTTGTCATTGATCTTTAGTGATGAGTTTACAACAAGCGGTGCACCTGATCCTGCTAAGTGGGGTTATGATATTGGTAACGGTACCGATGGCTGGGGCAACCAGGAGAAACAGTATTATACCAATCGTTCAGATAATGTAATTGTAGAAAATGGGTTACTGCGTATCATGTTAAAGAAAGAAAACTACAGTGGGTTTAATTACACATCAACACGGATGTTAACCGCCAATAAATTTTCCTTCAAGTATGGTATTGTTGAAGTGCGTGCAAAACTTCCATCTGGCGGTGGCACATGGCCAGCTATCTGGATGTTAGGTGCAAATATCGCCACAGCAGGTTGGCCTGCATGTGGAGAGATAGATATTATGGAACACAAGGGTAATGATCTTAACCGCATTTTCGGAACGTTGCATTATCCCGGCCGTTCAGGTGGTAATGCTGATGGGAGTTCACGCATTATCAGCAATGCATCAACTGAGTTTCATATTTATAAGGTTGAGTGGACCGCTGCAGCAATTAAAATTTATGTGGATGACGTGTTGTTTCATACGGTTGCTAATTCAACAGCTATTCCATTCAATCATAATTTTTTCATCATCATGAACCTGGCAATGGGAGGAACATTCGGCGGTGCTGTTGATCCAAATGTTACAGCAGCAACACTGGAGGTCGATTACATACGGGTTTATCAATAAAATGATCATATAGCAGAAGGGGAGTTGAGAGTATTCCCCGTAATCAATAGCAAAAGTGAATCATGTTTTTTTATTGAATCAAATATCTTTCACTTTTCTTCTCTTTATCCTTACACATTAATAAGTTATTATGAAAACATACATAGTACGGCTTGCTGCATTGTTGTTGTTTGTGGGGCTCACAACTACACAGGCACAAAAAAAGAAATTAGTCTGGGCAGATGAGTTTAATACAAACGGTTTGCCTGACTCCGCAAAATGGAGTTATGATCTTGGTCGTGGTTGCCCGAATAATTGCGGATGGGGTAATAATGAGCTGCAGTATTATACAGCGAAGCGAAAAGAAAATGCACGTGTAGAAAATGGCAAACTCATTATAGAAGCACATAAAGAAAAAATGGAAGATGCGAATTATACATCTGCACGGCTAGTATCTAAAAACAAAGGCGATTGGAAATACGGACGTATTGAAGTAAAAGCAAAACTTCCTGCAGGTCGTGGTATGTGGCCTGCTATTTGGATGCTACCTACCAATTGGGAATATGGGGGCTGGCCACATAGTGGTGAAATTGATATTATGGAAAATGTTGGTTATTGGCCCGATTCATTATTTGCCACAGTGCACACAGGAGCATACAATCACGGACAGGGCACACAGGTTGGTACGGCAATTTCCGTGAAAGATCTTTCTACTGCATTTCATGTGTATGCAATCGAATGGATGGCTGATAAAATCATTTTCATGCTCGACGGAAAGGAATATCATCGGTTCAATAATAAGAAATCAGGAAGTGCTGCGTGGCCGTTCGACAAACAATTTCATTTACTGATGAATATTGCTGTGGGCGGTAATTGGGGAGGAAAATTTGGTGTTGATGACAGCATCTTCTCCCAACGCATGGAAATAGATTACGTTCGGGTGTATCAGTAATAGTAAACGATAGTCTTAACTCTTAATCAACACAAGATCATGAAACGTGTTGCACTCTTACTCTGCTTTTCTTTCAGCTCAGCAGTTTTATTGGCACAAGCAACAAATGAAGTAAAGATGAATCGCTTTCTCGATTCATTGATACGCTTAATGACGCTTGAAGAAAAGATCGGGCAAATGAATCAATACAGCAGCGACTTTGCTGCAACCGGCCCTATTACAAAAGATGGCGATAAGCAAACGCAGGTACGTAAGGGAATGATCGGTTCTTACCTCAACGTAACAGGTGCAGAACGTACACGTTCGTTGCAGGAAATTGCCATGCAATCACGTTTGAAAATTCCGTTACTGTTTGGACAGGATGTAATTCATGGTTACCGAACAATTTTTCCATTGCCATTGGCAGAAGCCGCAAGCTGGGATATGGAAGCCATTGAACTCAGTGCACGCATTGCAGCTATTGAAGCAAGTGCAGCAGGTATTCATTGGACGTTTGCTCCAATGGTTGATATTGGTCGTGACCCACGTTGGGGTCGTGTAATGGAAGGTGCAGGTGAAGATCCTCTTCTTGGTTCGCTCATTGCAAAAGCAAGGGTGAACGGTTTCCAGGGGAAAGGTTTTGGGAATACAGATGCCGTGCTGGCTTGTGTAAAACATTTTGCCGCTTATGGCGCAGCTGTTGGCGGTCGTGATTATAATTCAGTTGATATGAGTCCACGCATGTTGTATGAAACTTATCTGCCACCGTTTAAGGCAGCAGCAGATGCAGGTGCTGCAACATTCATGAATTCGTTTAATGATCTGAATGGTATACCGGCAACGGGTAATCGTTTTTTGCAGCGTGACATTTTAAAAGGACAATGGAAGTTCAAAGGATTTGTAGTGAGCGATTGGGGTAGTGTGGGTGAAATGGTGAACCATGGTTTTGCAAAAGATAATTATGAAGCAGCAATGCTTGCAGCAAATGCAGGCAGTGATATGGATATGGAAAGCCGTGCATACATTCAGCATCTTTCCCGCTTGGTAAAAGAAGGAAAAGTAAAGATGGCTGTGATCGATGATGCAGTGCGCCGCATTCTTCGTAAAAAATATGAACTGGGTTTGTTTGCTGATCCATACAAATTCAGCAATGTGCAAAGAGAGAAAGAGCAATGGAATAATCCACAGCATCTTGCTGCATCAAAAGATATAGCTGCAAAAAGTATTGTATTGCTGAAAAATAACAACCAAACCTTGCCACTTTCAAAGCAAACAAAAAAGATCGCTCTTATTGGTCCGTTGGTGAAGGCAATAAAAGAACATCTTGGTTTCTGGAGTTATGATTGGGATGATGATTCTGCACGTGTGCCGAGTCTTTATCAATCTATTCAAAATAAAGTTGGCAGCAACACCCAGTTGCTTTATGCAAAAGGTTGTGAGTTGACAGATAGCAGCCGTGCTGGTTTTGCAGCAGCTGTTGATGCAGCCAATCAAAGCGATGTAGTTGTGATCTATGTGGGTGAA
The DNA window shown above is from Lacibacter sp. H375 and carries:
- a CDS encoding family 16 glycosylhydrolase — translated: MTRICSIVLLSALSFFSCKKKGSPGNTDTAPTNLTLNAVVSTDNSGNVEFTAAATNAATYEYGYGNGVFALVPSGKVTYKYPASGTYSVTVTAKSAGGKTVSKTIQITVAVGLSLIFSDEFTTSGAPDPAKWGYDIGNGTDGWGNQEKQYYTNRSDNVIVENGLLRIMLKKENYSGFNYTSTRMLTANKFSFKYGIVEVRAKLPSGGGTWPAIWMLGANIATAGWPACGEIDIMEHKGNDLNRIFGTLHYPGRSGGNADGSSRIISNASTEFHIYKVEWTAAAIKIYVDDVLFHTVANSTAIPFNHNFFIIMNLAMGGTFGGAVDPNVTAATLEVDYIRVYQ
- a CDS encoding glycoside hydrolase family 16 protein produces the protein MKTYIVRLAALLLFVGLTTTQAQKKKLVWADEFNTNGLPDSAKWSYDLGRGCPNNCGWGNNELQYYTAKRKENARVENGKLIIEAHKEKMEDANYTSARLVSKNKGDWKYGRIEVKAKLPAGRGMWPAIWMLPTNWEYGGWPHSGEIDIMENVGYWPDSLFATVHTGAYNHGQGTQVGTAISVKDLSTAFHVYAIEWMADKIIFMLDGKEYHRFNNKKSGSAAWPFDKQFHLLMNIAVGGNWGGKFGVDDSIFSQRMEIDYVRVYQ
- a CDS encoding SusC/RagA family TonB-linked outer membrane protein encodes the protein MKCKYTILCLVVFLGIFLQQSFAQSLSVSGSVKNKATGEPLVGATVQVVGSSNSTFTDATGRFTISASRGAVLLITYTGLADFRYTVTGSGTADIQLEESSSASLGEVVVVGYGTQRVTKVSGAISTVKAADIEKLKPVRTEEALQGRASGVSVIQSGSPGSKPTVLIRGIPSFSGVDPTVIIDGVPQTLTDFNSINPADIESINVLKDASATAIYGVKGGNGVIVVTTKGGRKNQKADITLSTNYGVQQVMNTIGVLNATEYGAMLNEGSVTAGGSPIFPNLSTLGVGTNWQNEVFKNATFQTHNIAARGGSDKMTYFLSAAFLNQGGIVGGNDKSRFNRGNFTANLSFDLTKKLKFFLNTTAVLLDSRGVQENSFNSVLGSALNFDPTVPVLNTVPNTVGKYGFSNLLLSEIFNPLTKLDNTYNKNIGTKLYGKFEMQYTIIKGLSVSSRFGYTKYDGNAKSFNPLVFYGPLNVENSMDASGAKIAGRFNSVSHEKSSNFNYTWETYGNYNFEINNKHNFETVAGFSLAKISGNAAGASRQDVPFNSWDFADFTAATGNNNATNSNALSGYYYQYFRKNISYFTRLNYDYENKYLASFTARRDGSYAFGTDNKFANFLSGSLGWVVTNEDFFKSSFIDYLKVRGSYGSVGNENVNPQAVRIVTGGVNTGYGPTANSNGYTFGDVPYNGSTVGTAANPGLRWENQLQMNVGFDLTFYKKKFSITADYFEKKVDGLLFTPSISLYLGTLEAPVANIGSTSSKGVDLTLGYNETIGKDFRLTTSLNFTTSRNVVTATNDDGTARIPGGFYFNGQSQSVTVFEKGQTPGYFYGYKTNGLFQTFDEISKAPTQAGAQPGDIRFVDVNGDGKINADDQTKIGDPFPEFTMGWNLGLEYKNFDFNMFTYASVGNEVYRAYERNANFSNKSRDVLGRWTGAGTTNDVRTPRYSFTDANSNIRVSERYVEDGSFVKIKNLLLGYTFPEAATRKVFSRVRIYVQVRNAFTFTKYTGFDPEIAGGILDTGVDRGAYPQARTYSVGLDIKL
- a CDS encoding PKD domain-containing protein; this encodes MIKKIKSFALVFLAIAFLAGCEKKEYNFGDFKTPSDLTLTAAVAGVDGNNPNGNGTGNVVITTTAKNALTYNIDFGDGKSQIVPSGTINYKYNSPGTADYVITVKAVGTGGVVSTISKKIRVFVAFEIPATILQNITGGTSKIWVSDKEAPGHFGVGPNDQFSPIWYEAGPNSRDACSYDDEITFSKDANNNILMSIDNKGQSFSIGASTAFYGFGGGDACLGVTASGTKKLAFMDATSTSTPAVSTRIQFDVPGNGLIIFGTGGRTYEILSLTATTMHIRNIGIDGNAWYQKLKVKS
- a CDS encoding RagB/SusD family nutrient uptake outer membrane protein, whose protein sequence is MKKITIKIASLFLLIALLASCKKWVDYDPKDDFLVTEGAYLASETDYRTMAVSVYSPLQWINQVVPIGDIASDNAVSGGENASDVLSLQQIDDYTHTPVNSTLTDIWQSAYEGINRANYMTQYKAKNIAGNTIDFPGKEALYGEVLFCRAYYYFTLVKMFGDVPLFVQKRLTLAESKTLQRSPKADVYKQIEADLTAAVAVLPAIQAQKGRITKYAAQALLGKVFIYQNKFDAAAPILESIITANAFSLVPNFASMYLASGENGPESVFEIQYSNTSPYYNWGGATRGQGNYAVQQNGVRGLNGSSAMPYAAGWSTNLPTQNLANAYAAGDQRKAATVLDIEAYKNANPAFNITYQVAPYKNTGLYNQKYLPRKGETSGQLELNYTNNFRIIRYAEVLLLAAEAFNRSSTPNDTKAQTYLNLVRRRAFNDNLHDVTATGTALRQAIWDERRLELGMEGDRFFDLVRTGQAATKLTGFVTGKHEVFPIPQRERDISGITQNNNY
- a CDS encoding PKD domain-containing protein codes for the protein MRTIKNIIQFVVLLLVVSGCKQELNDDISFLNSAATAGKLSALFEITQDNTGNVTITPNGEGAVSFDVYYGDATTAPAKVQAGKNTTHKYAEGVYNVKIVGYNITGKATEATQQLTVSFRAPENLEVIADVDVANNFKVNVSAKAQYETMFRVYFGDVPNEVPVSFLEGETISHTYAAVGTYTVRVVALSGGAATTQFTKTITIVDPVLLPLTFESATLQYNFINFGGGNVTVINNPNKSGINTTNKVGRMVKSAPEVWGGSVITLGAPIDFSANKVFRMKVYSPRVGAKVLLKVENATNGGISFEKETATTVANAWEDLVFDYNAINTGNSYQKIVLIFELGTVGDGSANFTFLFDDIRLTNQIPTVPLTLPVTFDNAALNYAVTDFGGATTVNDVDPTNAANKVKKTTKPTGAASWAGTTIGAYFTSKVPFTASQTQMSVRVYSPAAGLRVRLKLEDHNDNTKSVETEAITEAANTWETLVFDFANPSAGTASLNLANNYDMASIFFNFGKDGDDKVFYWDDVMFLSANVVPNYINLPIDFQSTSYSYYITNFDGGNLSIVNNPSATGINTSTKVARMIKNPGQVWGGSLMELVNPINFTGKTNFKMKVFSPRAGAKVLFKVEGPGVAFEKEVATTAANAWEELTFDYSTLPFGFYTKIVLIFDLGTAGDGSANYTFYVDDISLN
- a CDS encoding glycoside hydrolase family 3 N-terminal domain-containing protein, which encodes MKRVALLLCFSFSSAVLLAQATNEVKMNRFLDSLIRLMTLEEKIGQMNQYSSDFAATGPITKDGDKQTQVRKGMIGSYLNVTGAERTRSLQEIAMQSRLKIPLLFGQDVIHGYRTIFPLPLAEAASWDMEAIELSARIAAIEASAAGIHWTFAPMVDIGRDPRWGRVMEGAGEDPLLGSLIAKARVNGFQGKGFGNTDAVLACVKHFAAYGAAVGGRDYNSVDMSPRMLYETYLPPFKAAADAGAATFMNSFNDLNGIPATGNRFLQRDILKGQWKFKGFVVSDWGSVGEMVNHGFAKDNYEAAMLAANAGSDMDMESRAYIQHLSRLVKEGKVKMAVIDDAVRRILRKKYELGLFADPYKFSNVQREKEQWNNPQHLAASKDIAAKSIVLLKNNNQTLPLSKQTKKIALIGPLVKAIKEHLGFWSYDWDDDSARVPSLYQSIQNKVGSNTQLLYAKGCELTDSSRAGFAAAVDAANQSDVVVIYVGETRNMSGEAKSRSNIHLPGVQEDLIKAVAATGKPVIVLIAAGRPLVFNWTAEHVPAILYTWWLGTKGADAISDVLFGDYNPSGKLPMTFPRSEGQIPIYYNYYNTGRPAKTETDINYVSAYTDLLNSPQYPFGFGLSYTKFQYSDIQLNRSSFKPGETLTATVTVTNNGNYDGEEVVQLYIRDITGSVVRPVKELKGFKKIKINKGESKQVQFTLTANDLRFYNDKLQYIYEPGDFKLFIGGNSRDVKEAKFELKK